From one Trueperella pyogenes genomic stretch:
- a CDS encoding DUF2550 family protein — protein sequence MSAGDILGIVGFLTIIALAFVFVYLFRIRYLLNHEGSIQVSVRGMDGRWHNNIAILGPESLDLYPTHSFSWIPVMQWDRLDMSFEIQRPRGGIRVVTIIVADGSWRLAAGSDEMSALLSWMDSARPSAEPTMA from the coding sequence ATGAGCGCGGGCGACATTCTTGGAATTGTGGGATTCTTGACGATCATCGCCCTCGCCTTTGTCTTTGTCTACCTTTTCCGCATCAGATATCTCCTCAACCACGAGGGATCCATCCAAGTATCCGTGCGTGGCATGGACGGTAGGTGGCACAACAATATCGCGATCCTCGGTCCAGAATCGCTCGACCTGTATCCCACGCATTCCTTTTCCTGGATCCCAGTGATGCAGTGGGATCGCCTGGATATGAGCTTCGAGATTCAGCGGCCGCGCGGAGGCATCCGTGTGGTGACTATCATCGTCGCAGACGGTAGCTGGCGATTAGCTGCCGGCTCGGATGAAATGAGCGCCCTGCTATCCTGGATGGACTCCGCGCGCCCATCGGCCGAGCCGACGATGGCGTAG
- the atpC gene encoding ATP synthase F1 subunit epsilon encodes MRLEIVARTGVLYTGEVSELVVPAYNGEMGILAGHAPVMAVIYKGTIRIVENGERKSVQVGNGFMTVDQDDVTVVVEDYNDTEANSRMIDELAAEED; translated from the coding sequence ATGAGACTAGAGATCGTTGCACGAACGGGAGTCCTCTACACTGGGGAGGTCTCCGAGCTCGTGGTGCCCGCCTACAATGGCGAGATGGGGATCCTGGCGGGCCATGCGCCCGTCATGGCCGTCATCTATAAGGGCACGATCCGCATTGTGGAAAACGGCGAGAGGAAGTCTGTCCAAGTGGGCAACGGCTTCATGACTGTCGATCAGGATGACGTCACAGTGGTGGTGGAGGACTATAACGACACCGAAGCCAACTCGCGAATGATTGACGAACTCGCGGCTGAAGAGGACTAA
- a CDS encoding tetratricopeptide repeat protein yields the protein MSMATRGVFDLSVFNKSEQRATQLPGASVPGPWIYDLTRDGLQGALTMSNKVPVIMAFHSPRSENSAKLVATFERLVGAQAGRVQLAKVNVDEQAEVAQVFGISAVPAAAALLQAQPIPLFQGMPQEEQLAETVTKLIAAAEQYGITGVLDNDADAAAPTPEIPPLHREGREALDNGDLAGAHAAYVKALAENPGDAEAKTALHQVELLQRVAELKDAGQVESVLMTAAQTPVTDVTAHLKAADIEFSFQRPDAAFARLIEVVRATSGTDRDAARERLLAFFDILGPSDLVTHTRKLLTNALF from the coding sequence ATGTCGATGGCCACGCGCGGCGTCTTTGATCTTTCGGTCTTTAACAAATCCGAACAGCGGGCTACGCAGCTTCCGGGCGCGAGCGTGCCAGGGCCGTGGATATATGATCTCACTCGGGATGGCCTGCAAGGTGCTTTGACGATGTCGAACAAAGTGCCGGTTATTATGGCGTTCCACTCGCCACGCTCTGAGAATTCGGCCAAGCTTGTGGCTACCTTCGAGCGACTGGTGGGCGCGCAGGCTGGTCGGGTCCAGCTCGCCAAAGTAAATGTCGATGAACAGGCTGAGGTGGCACAGGTCTTCGGCATCTCCGCTGTTCCAGCCGCCGCCGCCCTGTTGCAGGCGCAGCCGATACCCCTGTTTCAGGGCATGCCACAAGAGGAGCAGTTGGCTGAGACCGTCACCAAGCTCATCGCCGCGGCCGAACAATACGGCATCACAGGTGTCTTGGACAACGACGCCGACGCCGCGGCGCCAACACCTGAGATTCCGCCGCTCCATCGCGAGGGACGCGAGGCATTGGACAACGGCGACCTTGCGGGGGCACACGCCGCCTACGTTAAGGCGCTCGCGGAGAATCCTGGCGACGCCGAGGCAAAGACCGCACTCCACCAGGTCGAACTGTTGCAACGCGTTGCGGAGTTGAAAGATGCAGGGCAGGTTGAATCTGTGTTAATGACGGCGGCCCAGACGCCTGTCACTGATGTCACCGCGCATTTGAAGGCGGCCGACATCGAGTTCTCATTCCAACGGCCCGACGCCGCATTCGCTCGCCTCATCGAGGTAGTGCGGGCAACCAGTGGTACGGATCGGGACGCCGCACGAGAGCGTCTACTCGCCTTCTTCGATATCCTCGGTCCGAGCGACCTCGTCACGCACACGCGCAAGCTCTTGACGAACGCATTGTTCTAG
- a CDS encoding DivIVA domain-containing protein — MSEQFPIVMRGYDRAQVDERVAQLESSLEQTRDHVSRLDAQILQLSAKLSEAQDALKENERPSYSGLGSRVERLLRSTEEQALDLMTRARKDAAALLEDAKARAAQLRSSAEADSQKTLARAQQEATNMRTKAEAEAATLSETTRRTSEEMVSSAEREAKRLRTLADKDTTALRSEAEHEAALLRTQTEEEMTQLRSKVAEEMAHLRATTENEIATRSAETARELSEKAAQLRARAEEMVSAAEQEAQDAEARVVDAIKRAEELSSSSHSEANTILTEARDEAAAILEAAREEADRIRDAAHTAADNERKAAEEHIASLREQRESLQSYLEDMRSMLASSKHSIVLDEIVDAAEKNS; from the coding sequence GTGAGCGAACAATTCCCGATCGTCATGCGTGGATATGACCGCGCGCAAGTCGACGAACGAGTAGCCCAACTAGAAAGCAGCCTCGAGCAAACCCGGGACCACGTCTCACGCCTCGACGCACAGATTCTCCAACTGTCTGCCAAGCTCTCCGAAGCCCAAGACGCTCTCAAAGAAAACGAGCGCCCGTCTTACTCCGGCCTCGGCTCACGTGTGGAGCGCCTCCTGCGTTCTACCGAAGAGCAGGCGCTTGACCTCATGACTCGCGCGCGCAAGGACGCCGCCGCCCTCCTCGAGGACGCCAAAGCTCGCGCCGCCCAACTGCGCTCCTCCGCCGAGGCCGACAGCCAGAAGACTCTCGCGCGCGCCCAACAGGAAGCTACCAACATGCGCACCAAGGCTGAAGCCGAAGCCGCCACCCTTTCCGAGACGACCCGCCGCACATCCGAAGAGATGGTTTCTTCCGCTGAGCGAGAGGCAAAGCGCCTGCGCACGCTCGCAGATAAGGACACCACAGCGCTGCGTTCCGAGGCAGAACATGAAGCCGCCCTGCTGCGCACGCAGACCGAGGAAGAAATGACCCAGCTGCGGAGCAAAGTCGCCGAGGAGATGGCTCACTTGCGTGCCACAACTGAGAACGAGATCGCCACTAGGTCCGCCGAGACGGCGCGCGAGCTGAGCGAGAAGGCCGCCCAACTGCGTGCCCGTGCCGAAGAAATGGTGTCCGCTGCCGAACAGGAGGCTCAGGACGCCGAAGCCCGAGTCGTCGATGCCATCAAGCGCGCCGAGGAACTCTCTTCCTCCTCGCACTCGGAAGCCAACACGATCCTCACTGAGGCTCGCGACGAGGCTGCCGCGATCCTCGAGGCCGCCCGCGAGGAAGCCGACCGCATCCGCGACGCCGCACACACCGCCGCCGATAACGAGCGCAAGGCCGCCGAGGAACACATCGCTTCCCTGCGTGAACAGCGCGAGTCCCTGCAGTCCTATCTGGAGGATATGCGCTCGATGCTGGCCTCCTCCAAGCATTCGATCGTGCTTGACGAGATCGTGGACGCGGCGGAGAAGAACTCCTGA
- a CDS encoding sugar ABC transporter substrate-binding protein: MRRSIALFASAGLALTLAACSSNDGAKETTAPTATTTEASASGGKLTIWTDANREPAFKIAAENYKKNTGNEIELVVKENDQMRSEFASQAAAGKGPDIVFGAHDWLGEFVTNGLVAPVELGGKAGEFNPLAINAFTYGGTTYGVPYAVENLAIFRNADLVDSTPATFDEMIAKGKTAGVQYPFIMQVGAEGDAYTMYPFEASFSGPVFELDGNKNYTKKLNLGGEKGKAFAQWLAANGQAGTKVLDTNVTYDIAVEAFKTGKSPYILGGPWMINDFKGMNIVVDPIPAAGDKPASPFLGVQGGFINAGSTNQLLATDFLVNYVGSKQIQDKLYEIGQRVPALTASADVATKDPLMAGFAKAGAEALPMPALPEMGALWKFWGKTESQILTGGADPATAWEKMISDIEAEMKK; this comes from the coding sequence ATGCGAAGGAGCATTGCGCTGTTTGCGTCCGCAGGTCTGGCCCTGACCCTGGCCGCCTGTTCGTCGAACGATGGAGCGAAAGAGACCACCGCACCCACTGCTACGACTACAGAGGCGTCCGCTTCCGGTGGAAAGCTAACAATTTGGACGGACGCTAACCGTGAACCCGCTTTCAAGATCGCGGCCGAAAACTACAAGAAGAATACTGGCAACGAGATCGAGCTCGTCGTCAAAGAAAACGACCAGATGCGTTCCGAGTTCGCTTCCCAGGCCGCTGCCGGTAAGGGACCGGACATCGTCTTCGGCGCCCACGACTGGCTCGGCGAATTTGTCACAAACGGACTCGTGGCTCCGGTCGAACTCGGCGGCAAGGCCGGTGAATTCAACCCGCTCGCCATCAACGCATTCACCTACGGTGGAACAACGTATGGCGTGCCTTATGCCGTTGAGAACCTGGCCATCTTCCGCAATGCTGACCTCGTAGACTCCACGCCGGCGACCTTCGACGAGATGATCGCCAAGGGCAAGACCGCTGGTGTCCAGTACCCCTTCATCATGCAGGTCGGTGCCGAGGGCGATGCATACACCATGTACCCCTTCGAGGCTTCCTTCTCCGGCCCAGTATTCGAACTGGACGGGAACAAGAATTACACCAAGAAGCTCAACCTCGGTGGCGAGAAGGGCAAGGCATTCGCCCAGTGGCTCGCTGCCAACGGGCAGGCCGGCACGAAGGTTCTCGACACCAATGTCACCTATGACATCGCCGTTGAAGCATTCAAGACGGGCAAGTCTCCTTACATCCTCGGCGGCCCGTGGATGATCAATGATTTCAAGGGCATGAACATCGTCGTCGATCCGATCCCTGCCGCTGGTGACAAGCCAGCTTCGCCCTTCCTCGGCGTCCAGGGTGGTTTCATCAATGCCGGTTCTACTAACCAGCTGCTGGCAACTGACTTCCTCGTGAACTACGTTGGATCGAAGCAGATCCAGGACAAGCTCTACGAGATCGGCCAGCGCGTTCCGGCCCTCACCGCTTCCGCTGACGTCGCTACCAAGGATCCGCTCATGGCCGGCTTTGCAAAGGCCGGCGCTGAGGCTCTGCCGATGCCCGCCCTGCCTGAGATGGGTGCGCTGTGGAAGTTCTGGGGCAAGACCGAGTCCCAGATTCTCACCGGTGGCGCAGATCCGGCCACCGCATGGGAGAAGATGATCTCCGATATCGAAGCCGAGATGAAGAAGTAA
- a CDS encoding glycoside hydrolase family 13 protein, which yields MRLLHTESEPGQWWTEAVIYQIYPRSFASSSGPIGDLRGIISKLGYLRDLGVDAVWLSPFYVSPQKDAGYDVADYRLVDPMFGTDDDAEALIRAAHEHGLKIIVDLVPNHTSDQHVWFQAALRDPGCPERDLYWFRDGSGDGSEPPNDWGSVFGHAAWTRVCDRADAPGSPWEDDRQWYLHLFDSSQPDLNWENPAVHAEFRDILRFWCERGVDGFRVDVAHGIVKDPELPNWSHAVDMVSGNENACPAPHWNQPGVHDVFREWRAVLDEFGADRALVAEAWVGPSDLAKYVRSDEMSQAFNFDFLCAPFDVNSYRTVIADSLAAMDAVGAPTTWVLSNHDVVRAVSRMGLPTTGKGPNGIRPGDAQPDAALGFNRAIAAHVLQAALPGSCYIYQGEELGLPEHLTLSDSVRQDPAYFRTRGEEAGRDGCRVPMPWKANDAGYGFSPSGQTWLPQPAEYGSLAVDAQGEGSTLALFIALLAARRRLGMARASLLEAEEGAHLHYVSRLQGREDVHVVMTFDEEFTLPAGAKVLIQSRPLTGVVAPNTAVWYTVESIPDLEQCVRQELARVRDEVARTEDIEEGE from the coding sequence ATGCGTCTTCTTCATACTGAATCTGAACCCGGCCAGTGGTGGACAGAGGCGGTGATCTATCAGATCTATCCGCGTTCATTTGCCTCCTCATCGGGGCCCATCGGGGATCTGCGCGGGATCATCTCAAAGCTTGGCTATCTGCGAGATCTAGGTGTCGACGCCGTGTGGCTGAGCCCGTTCTATGTCTCCCCGCAAAAGGATGCCGGTTACGACGTCGCCGACTACCGCCTAGTCGATCCCATGTTCGGCACAGACGACGACGCCGAAGCGCTCATCCGGGCTGCCCATGAACACGGCTTGAAGATTATCGTGGATCTGGTGCCAAATCACACGTCCGATCAGCATGTCTGGTTCCAAGCTGCCCTGCGCGATCCGGGCTGCCCCGAACGTGACTTGTACTGGTTCCGTGACGGGAGTGGCGATGGCAGTGAGCCGCCTAACGACTGGGGCTCGGTTTTTGGCCACGCTGCTTGGACGCGGGTGTGTGACCGCGCGGATGCCCCCGGTTCGCCGTGGGAGGATGATCGCCAGTGGTACCTGCATTTGTTTGACTCCAGCCAGCCGGACCTCAACTGGGAAAATCCTGCCGTTCATGCGGAGTTCCGCGACATTCTGCGGTTTTGGTGTGAGCGAGGGGTGGACGGTTTCCGTGTGGATGTCGCCCACGGGATTGTCAAAGACCCGGAATTGCCAAACTGGTCGCATGCCGTCGACATGGTCTCCGGCAATGAGAACGCCTGCCCAGCGCCGCATTGGAACCAGCCGGGCGTTCACGATGTCTTCCGCGAGTGGCGGGCGGTACTCGATGAGTTCGGGGCAGATCGCGCACTCGTGGCTGAGGCCTGGGTGGGCCCTTCTGACCTGGCAAAGTATGTGCGATCGGATGAGATGAGCCAGGCTTTTAACTTCGACTTCCTCTGCGCTCCCTTCGACGTGAACTCCTACCGCACTGTTATTGCCGATTCGCTCGCGGCCATGGACGCAGTGGGCGCGCCGACCACGTGGGTGCTGTCGAATCACGACGTCGTCCGCGCGGTCTCGCGCATGGGTCTTCCCACCACCGGCAAGGGGCCGAACGGGATCCGCCCAGGAGACGCGCAGCCAGATGCCGCCCTCGGCTTTAACCGCGCCATTGCTGCCCATGTTCTGCAAGCCGCGCTTCCCGGCTCGTGCTATATCTACCAGGGCGAAGAGCTGGGACTACCTGAACACCTCACGCTGAGCGATTCCGTCCGACAGGATCCGGCCTACTTTCGCACCCGAGGCGAGGAGGCCGGGCGAGACGGCTGCCGTGTCCCCATGCCGTGGAAGGCCAACGACGCCGGCTACGGATTCTCCCCCAGTGGCCAGACCTGGCTCCCCCAGCCCGCCGAATACGGCTCACTGGCTGTGGACGCCCAGGGCGAAGGCTCGACGCTTGCCCTGTTCATTGCGCTCTTGGCCGCGCGTCGTCGGCTCGGCATGGCACGCGCCTCGCTACTCGAGGCCGAGGAAGGCGCCCACCTGCACTATGTTTCACGTTTGCAAGGACGGGAGGATGTCCACGTCGTCATGACCTTTGACGAAGAGTTCACGCTTCCTGCAGGTGCGAAAGTCCTCATTCAGTCCCGCCCTTTGACGGGCGTCGTTGCGCCCAATACCGCAGTTTGGTACACCGTCGAGTCAATCCCTGACCTAGAACAATGCGTTCGTCAAGAGCTTGCGCGTGTGCGTGACGAGGTCGCTCGGACCGAGGATATCGAAGAAGGCGAGTAG
- a CDS encoding LacI family DNA-binding transcriptional regulator yields the protein MARKIRLSDIAAQAGVSTATVSRVLNGKDSVAADTRQAVIAALDLLGYERPEKLRERSGGQIGIIVPELTNPVFPLFTQHIANSMTLHGYTPLLGTQMAGGATEDSYLDVMIQQQVSGFVFISGLHADSTANIARYQRITELGIPYVTINGANPELSNPDFSADDASAVRQAFRHLLALGHTKIGLASGPIRFIPSRDKTAAYLEAMRKYLPHEKPRIIHTLYTVSGGQFAASQLIGAGCTAIICGSDMMALGVVRQCRSMYLQVPRDISVVGFDDAPIAAFSDPPLTTLRQPVKTMTESAVSTLLSMIGGADSHVGKMKFEPELIVRDSTSPR from the coding sequence GTGGCACGTAAGATTCGCCTTTCTGATATTGCAGCACAAGCGGGCGTATCGACCGCAACTGTATCTCGCGTTCTCAACGGCAAAGATTCCGTCGCAGCCGATACACGCCAGGCAGTGATAGCGGCCCTCGACTTGCTGGGATATGAACGGCCCGAGAAGTTACGCGAGCGCAGTGGCGGGCAAATTGGCATCATTGTCCCGGAGCTTACCAATCCGGTTTTCCCTCTTTTCACGCAGCACATCGCCAATTCTATGACGCTGCACGGCTATACTCCCCTTCTGGGTACGCAGATGGCCGGTGGCGCCACAGAAGATTCCTATCTGGACGTCATGATTCAGCAACAGGTTTCCGGTTTTGTTTTTATTTCGGGGTTGCATGCTGATTCGACTGCCAATATCGCCCGTTACCAGCGCATCACGGAGCTGGGCATTCCTTACGTGACGATCAACGGCGCGAATCCAGAGTTATCGAATCCTGATTTCTCCGCCGACGACGCGTCGGCCGTCCGCCAGGCCTTCCGCCACCTTCTCGCTCTCGGGCACACAAAGATTGGCCTGGCCTCGGGCCCCATCCGCTTTATCCCTTCCCGCGACAAGACGGCGGCATACCTGGAAGCGATGCGCAAATACCTTCCCCATGAAAAGCCGCGTATTATCCATACTCTGTACACCGTCTCAGGCGGGCAGTTCGCTGCCTCCCAACTCATTGGTGCCGGATGCACGGCGATTATTTGCGGCTCGGATATGATGGCTCTAGGTGTGGTGCGCCAGTGCCGCTCGATGTATCTTCAGGTTCCTCGCGACATCTCGGTGGTGGGTTTCGACGACGCCCCCATCGCGGCGTTTTCCGATCCGCCGCTGACCACGCTTCGCCAGCCGGTGAAGACGATGACGGAGTCTGCGGTGAGTACGCTACTGTCGATGATCGGGGGCGCTGATTCCCACGTTGGCAAAATGAAGTTCGAACCCGAACTTATTGTTCGCGATTCGACCAGTCCACGATGA
- a CDS encoding alpha/beta fold hydrolase: MIAYRRTGPVSDLPLVLLHALPLDSTMWDAVRSELTDIDILTFDAPGFGRTELSAQFTAGEPNTSTFVAAIKTRLDELGITRIALGGLSMGGSVAADFTATHPDLVAGLALMDTNITSDDADRKAFRRNVAAHADEGRGYEMVKDWTTTMVGPDAPQAIRDSLDARLRALPNEGLAWIQRAMANRVDRSDAVALVDGPVYFIRGTEDPTASLEGYMRLALRTAQPHIREIEGVGHFAADEKPAELANILRDFYARVGR; the protein is encoded by the coding sequence ATGATTGCTTACCGTAGAACTGGCCCAGTATCTGACCTTCCACTTGTGCTTCTGCACGCGTTGCCGCTGGATTCGACGATGTGGGACGCCGTGCGTAGCGAGCTAACTGACATCGATATCCTCACATTCGATGCCCCCGGCTTTGGGCGAACCGAGCTGAGCGCGCAGTTTACTGCGGGTGAGCCGAACACGAGCACGTTCGTGGCGGCGATCAAGACTCGCCTCGACGAACTCGGCATTACGCGCATCGCACTAGGCGGACTGTCGATGGGCGGCTCAGTTGCGGCAGACTTCACAGCCACGCACCCTGATCTCGTGGCGGGGTTGGCGCTCATGGACACGAACATTACCTCCGACGACGCCGACCGGAAGGCTTTCCGGCGCAACGTGGCAGCCCACGCCGACGAGGGGCGTGGCTATGAGATGGTCAAAGACTGGACGACGACGATGGTCGGTCCGGACGCCCCACAGGCGATTCGCGACTCGCTCGATGCGCGCTTGCGCGCACTGCCCAACGAGGGCCTCGCCTGGATTCAGCGTGCGATGGCCAACCGGGTGGACCGCTCGGACGCCGTCGCGCTGGTAGATGGCCCGGTGTATTTCATCCGCGGCACGGAGGACCCAACCGCCTCGTTAGAGGGCTACATGAGGCTTGCGCTGCGCACCGCCCAGCCACATATCAGGGAGATCGAGGGCGTAGGCCACTTCGCCGCGGACGAGAAGCCTGCCGAGCTGGCCAATATCTTGCGCGATTTCTACGCACGTGTGGGCAGGTAG
- a CDS encoding ATP/GTP-binding protein → MRRRNKYERVVRPLNPERLMNYTHVETADNGMEFKVHKIRAAAKEYLCPGCHGAIRVGEAHVVAWTEDSWFGAQAGQEARRHWHTACWRAKGRHALGTWW, encoded by the coding sequence ATGCGGCGTCGTAACAAATACGAACGCGTTGTCAGGCCGCTCAATCCGGAGCGGCTCATGAACTACACGCACGTCGAGACTGCGGACAACGGCATGGAGTTCAAGGTTCACAAGATCCGTGCCGCCGCCAAGGAGTACCTCTGCCCAGGGTGTCATGGGGCCATCCGCGTCGGTGAAGCACACGTGGTGGCGTGGACGGAGGACAGCTGGTTCGGCGCCCAGGCTGGTCAGGAGGCCCGTAGACATTGGCACACGGCCTGCTGGAGGGCAAAAGGCCGCCATGCGTTGGGCACGTGGTGGTAG
- the nucS gene encoding endonuclease NucS, with the protein MRIVIATCSVDYSGRLDAHLEPAKRVLMLKSDGSVLVHADGGSYKPLNWMSPPCSMRVEEPEQAEAELGIVENWRVEHAKMDDALIIHIHDIHEDISTDLGIEPGLLKDGVEAHLQRLLAEQTEILGAGTRLVRREYPTAIGPVDLLVTDSEGRHIAVEVKRRGGVDGVEQLTRYLSLLERDSTLRPIRGIFAAQEIKPQARVLAEDRGIECIVLDYDAMRGVDRPEDRLF; encoded by the coding sequence GTGCGTATCGTCATTGCGACATGCTCTGTTGACTATTCAGGGCGTCTCGACGCTCATCTTGAACCCGCTAAACGCGTTCTCATGCTCAAGTCAGACGGCTCGGTGCTCGTCCACGCAGACGGGGGCTCGTATAAGCCGTTGAACTGGATGTCCCCGCCGTGCTCGATGCGTGTGGAAGAACCGGAGCAAGCTGAGGCTGAGCTGGGCATTGTCGAGAATTGGCGAGTTGAGCACGCCAAGATGGACGACGCGCTCATTATCCACATCCACGATATCCACGAAGATATCAGCACCGACCTGGGTATTGAGCCTGGCCTCCTCAAAGACGGCGTGGAGGCTCATCTGCAGCGCTTGCTCGCCGAGCAAACCGAAATCCTGGGGGCAGGCACGCGACTGGTGCGCCGCGAATACCCAACCGCCATCGGCCCGGTGGATCTCTTGGTCACCGATTCGGAAGGCCGGCACATCGCTGTCGAGGTCAAACGGCGCGGGGGAGTGGACGGCGTCGAGCAGCTTACGCGCTACCTCAGCCTGTTGGAGAGGGATTCCACCTTGCGCCCGATCCGGGGCATCTTCGCCGCCCAAGAGATCAAACCGCAGGCTCGGGTGCTGGCAGAAGACCGCGGTATCGAATGCATAGTGCTCGACTACGACGCGATGCGTGGCGTGGATCGGCCGGAGGATCGGCTGTTCTGA
- a CDS encoding ABC transporter permease subunit, translating to MTVQSARGEERRRRRQALRKQDSHATHWSAGFIAKLVLMALVNALGVYIIFTAFSLGSWVIATLMLVLLLAVDWVYFSKRTLALKYLAPGLVFLLMFQAFTIVYTGYIAFTNYGHQHTLDKAQAINALVVQNSFKRVEGSPQYPLTLVEKDGELGFAVIDDGKIKVGTAHTPLHTVKGKIDGQRITSVEGWKNLPAYSLTQRQKEIIDLRVPLSDDPQDGSIGTQTGTTGFQFTSTLSYDEATDTMTNTENGTVFKANDDTGFFEAEDGTTLPVGWRVGVGFDNFVKGFSDERYAQPFFQVLLWNVAFAFLSVLTTFLLGMVLAIVMNDERMKGRRIYRTIMLLPYAFPSFMTAFLFAGLMNAKYGFFNEFLGTAIPWLTDPTMAKVSVILVNLWMGFPYMFLIVTGALQSIPADLVEAAKIDGANTFQVWRNVTLPQLMIALTPLLIASFAFNFNNFNLIYMLNSGGPSMTDASVPVGHTDILISMVYKIAGLTGDALPNYGLAAAMSLVIFLIVGSVSLYSFKKSNSLEGLS from the coding sequence ATGACAGTTCAGTCTGCGCGGGGCGAGGAAAGACGACGTCGTCGCCAAGCGCTGCGGAAGCAGGACTCGCACGCTACCCACTGGTCGGCGGGTTTCATAGCCAAGCTCGTCCTTATGGCACTGGTCAATGCCCTCGGCGTCTACATCATTTTTACCGCATTCTCGCTGGGCTCGTGGGTGATCGCTACCCTCATGCTCGTCCTACTGCTCGCCGTGGACTGGGTGTACTTTTCCAAGCGGACACTCGCTCTGAAATACCTTGCTCCAGGCCTCGTGTTTTTGCTGATGTTCCAGGCGTTTACAATCGTCTACACCGGCTACATCGCCTTTACCAACTACGGTCACCAGCACACGTTAGATAAAGCGCAGGCGATCAACGCGCTCGTCGTCCAAAATTCGTTTAAACGCGTCGAGGGTTCGCCGCAATATCCCCTCACGCTCGTTGAAAAGGACGGCGAGTTGGGCTTCGCCGTCATCGACGACGGCAAAATCAAAGTCGGCACTGCCCACACACCGCTCCACACGGTCAAAGGCAAAATCGACGGCCAACGCATTACCTCCGTCGAGGGCTGGAAGAACCTGCCAGCGTATAGCCTGACGCAGCGGCAAAAGGAGATTATCGACCTTCGCGTCCCGCTGTCGGATGATCCGCAGGACGGATCGATCGGAACCCAGACCGGAACGACGGGATTCCAATTCACCTCCACGCTTAGCTACGACGAAGCGACGGACACGATGACGAATACGGAAAACGGCACGGTCTTTAAAGCCAATGACGATACTGGCTTCTTCGAAGCAGAAGACGGCACGACCCTGCCGGTGGGATGGCGTGTTGGAGTAGGCTTCGACAATTTCGTCAAGGGATTCTCCGACGAACGCTACGCACAGCCCTTCTTCCAAGTATTGCTATGGAACGTAGCCTTCGCGTTCCTCTCAGTACTGACCACCTTCCTTTTAGGCATGGTCCTCGCGATCGTGATGAATGATGAGCGGATGAAAGGCCGCAGGATCTACCGCACGATCATGCTGTTGCCCTACGCCTTCCCCTCCTTCATGACGGCCTTCCTTTTTGCAGGTCTGATGAACGCCAAATACGGCTTTTTCAATGAGTTCTTGGGGACCGCGATCCCATGGCTGACCGATCCGACGATGGCGAAAGTGTCAGTGATCCTGGTCAACCTGTGGATGGGCTTTCCCTACATGTTCCTGATCGTGACGGGCGCGTTGCAGTCAATACCTGCGGATCTTGTGGAGGCTGCAAAAATCGACGGTGCGAATACCTTCCAGGTGTGGCGCAATGTCACCCTCCCACAGCTGATGATCGCGCTGACTCCACTACTGATCGCGTCTTTCGCGTTCAACTTCAACAATTTCAACCTGATTTACATGTTGAACAGCGGCGGCCCGTCGATGACGGACGCCTCGGTGCCGGTTGGCCACACCGACATCTTGATTTCAATGGTCTATAAGATCGCAGGTCTGACCGGCGACGCGTTGCCCAACTACGGACTCGCCGCCGCCATGTCGCTCGTGATCTTCCTGATCGTCGGCAGCGTCTCGCTGTACTCGTTCAAGAAGTCGAACTCGCTGGAAGGACTGAGCTAA